The following proteins are encoded in a genomic region of Galbibacter sp. BG1:
- a CDS encoding GNAT family N-acetyltransferase: MDLFNTARLAIRKLKEYDRSFFKELFTDERVINAVPQIRWSDEIIENKFQEHLNLNSTILANKSCYWGIYLINSAELIGLCMLLTNNENDRELGYRFRFEHWGRGYGKETALGMINFCFAELRLEKITADADINNVASTKILNKLMHPIKTFYNAKANCIDRRFELSRKDWESND, from the coding sequence ATGGATTTATTCAATACAGCACGGCTAGCTATAAGGAAATTAAAAGAATATGACAGAAGTTTTTTCAAGGAACTTTTTACAGACGAAAGAGTTATTAATGCCGTTCCGCAAATACGTTGGAGTGATGAGATCATCGAAAACAAATTTCAAGAACATTTAAACCTAAACAGTACAATTCTTGCAAATAAATCCTGTTATTGGGGAATATATCTTATTAATAGTGCCGAACTAATAGGTTTGTGTATGCTCTTAACCAATAATGAAAACGATCGGGAATTAGGCTACAGATTTCGTTTTGAACATTGGGGCAGAGGCTATGGAAAGGAAACGGCTTTGGGAATGATTAATTTTTGTTTTGCTGAATTAAGACTTGAAAAAATTACCGCAGATGCCGATATTAATAATGTAGCGTCCACTAAAATTCTCAACAAGTTGATGCATCCTATAAAAACCTTCTACAATGCAAAAGCGAACTGTATAGACCGTCGGTTCGAGCTATCTAGAAAAGACTGGGAAAGCAACGATTAA
- a CDS encoding RluA family pseudouridine synthase, with protein MNIKETHIATFQNKPIRLQEYGVGIFETTPTKSALKKALKKQLIKVNGKLATTATYISGGEEIVLHVPEVVQPSKKLIFPLEVLYEDDYLSVVYKPAGIAVSGNRFKTIANALSQNLKLSTERDATRPQPVHRLDYPTTGVLLVGKTNGCIRALNELFELKKIKKTYYAVTTGKMKPVGDIRFSIDGKESYSQYEVVQTVPSDRFGTLNLVKLIPKTGRKHQLRKHLSSIGNPILGDQQYGIEDLILKGKGLYLHACSLKFEHPFTGKEICLSSDLPKKFTRIFDLEK; from the coding sequence ATCAACATAAAAGAAACCCATATAGCCACATTTCAAAATAAACCAATTCGACTTCAGGAATATGGGGTTGGTATTTTTGAGACGACCCCAACCAAATCTGCTTTAAAAAAGGCTTTAAAAAAGCAACTCATAAAAGTGAATGGTAAGTTGGCCACAACCGCAACTTATATCAGCGGTGGTGAAGAAATCGTACTGCATGTACCGGAAGTAGTACAGCCTTCCAAAAAACTTATTTTTCCTTTGGAGGTGTTGTATGAAGATGATTATTTGTCAGTTGTCTACAAACCGGCTGGTATCGCCGTAAGTGGTAACCGCTTTAAAACCATTGCCAATGCGTTGAGTCAAAATCTTAAACTAAGCACAGAAAGGGATGCCACTAGACCACAACCAGTGCATCGATTAGATTACCCCACGACAGGTGTTTTACTGGTTGGAAAAACCAACGGTTGCATCCGTGCGCTAAATGAATTGTTTGAACTTAAAAAAATAAAAAAAACCTATTACGCGGTTACTACTGGAAAAATGAAGCCAGTTGGAGACATAAGATTTTCCATCGATGGTAAAGAATCTTACTCACAGTATGAAGTTGTTCAAACAGTTCCCTCAGATAGGTTTGGTACTCTAAACTTAGTGAAATTGATTCCAAAAACCGGTAGAAAACACCAATTGAGAAAACATTTATCGAGTATTGGAAATCCTATATTGGGAGATCAACAATATGGAATAGAAGATCTTATTTTAAAGGGGAAAGGACTGTATTTACATGCGTGTAGTTTAAAGTTTGAGCATCCTTTTACAGGAAAGGAAATATGTTTATCTTCTGATTTGCCTAAAAAATTTACCAGAATTTTTGATTTAGAAAAATAG